In the genome of Odocoileus virginianus isolate 20LAN1187 ecotype Illinois chromosome 17, Ovbor_1.2, whole genome shotgun sequence, the window ttacctctcctggctgttctttggaactctgcattcaaatggctatatctttccttttctcctttgcttttggcttctcttcttttcacagctatttgtaaggcatcctcagatagccaatttggttttttttgcctttctttttcttggggatggccttgatccctgtctcctatacaatgtcaagaacctccatcTAGTTTATGAATCTTAATCCAgaacaataaatgtttgttgtgcCTCTCCAAGAATGACAACTTTGAGTTTATGCCATAACTCTTCCTTAGTCTGAATTAAGCATTTTCAAATCCCACATTGAATTTGGTATGTTTCTTTGtgactattttgcttttttctactTAAGCAAATCTATATAACATAGAGTCTttgattagctttttttttttttaccttggttgtttgtaatattttaattgtagTAATTGTCATTATTATGATCTcaccagatatttattttttacttatttatttatttatttatttatttatttattttccatttatttttattagttggaggctaattactttacaacattgcagtggtttttgtcatacattgaaattaattagccatggatttacatgtattccccatcccgatcccccctcccacctccctctccacccgatccctctgggtcttcccagtgcaccaggcccgagcacttgtctcatgcatccaacctatacactaacaatgagaaaacagaaagagaaattaacgaaacgataccattcaccattgcaacagatATTTAATTCATAGTGAAACTCAGCAGAATCTTTGATACTAAAAGTATTTTTCTCACCTTGCAAAAAGTTTAGATGTTTGAAGAGCTGAAATGCAGGGCACTGGAGACAGTAGCATTGCATATCAGCCTTCCATTTCTCTACTTTTCTACTGTGGCACTATTTGCAACATCTCTCCCAGTGCAAAATTTAGCtaaattttcatgtttctgtCTTTAGTTACCCTTATAGAATTAAGAGTAAGATGTATTAGTCTTTGTTTTCTAGAGAAATAGAAGTGTTAAGATGGATGCAAATATGTAGAAAGGGATTTATTAGGCAATTTTGGAAGCTGAGCAGTCTTATGATCTGCTGACTACAAGCTGAAGACCCAGGAAACTCAGTATTATAATTTCAGTTCAAACTTGAAGGCCTGAGAAACAGGGGAGCCAATGGTGTAAGTTCCAGTTCAAGTCCAAAGCCTGCAGAGCCAGGGCACCATGCCCAAGGGCTGGAGAAGATGAATGTGTGCAAGCAAGAGAGAGCTCCCTtcttgttctattcaggccctcaaTGAACGGGACAGTGCCTACTGATACTGGTGATAGGCAATCTTTACTCAGTCCATCAATTCAAATGCCAGTCTCTTCAGAAATATCCCCCACAGACATACCCAGAAATGTTTTACCAGCTATTTAGGGATTCCTTAGCTATCAAAGTTGCTACATTAAGATTAACCATTGCAAGATATGACACTTAAATTTGACAATTCTACTCTTCTGCTACAGAATGAAAACTAATTTGAACATTTCTTCACCCCCtctaaataaatcaagaaaataaagtttaatcaGAATCTTTCTTCCTACCACTTAGACCTATTTCTTCCTGAATAGTTTCCATAGAAATAGAATAAGAAGTTGTAATCATTTGCGATGCTTCCCTGTGTAAATTTTCTATCCTGGGTACCCCTATCTgtagtcttctttggagaaaaaaaaaatgccaggtCCTTTATCATTAACACTTTTTTATTGCTGTGCTTATTCTCTTTGGTTCTAATTACTTCACTGAAGCTATGGGGCCCAGACAATACCAGAGTCATAAATGTGTGTTTGCCTGTTATGTGTAAAATATGTTTGTCTGTTATGCTTCAGTGTTTGCCTTTGTTCACAGAGACTAAAGTTTTGAGTTATTATTCTTTAAGATGTTAGGGTTCCAGTTTTCTAGTTAAAGTTTAAGGGGTTCTTTCCAATTTCTTAAACTctattttaccattttttaaattcatttgcatCTACCTGTCTTAGATTTCTCAGACATAAGACATGGTTAAAGTACCAACCAAATGAACAGTCAATCCTGCCTGGGATTCTGTGTTTCTGGGCTCCCATTCCAGTGACCAAGACTAGATAACACATAAACTTCAAGGACTTCATCTTATCCCCaacttgtggctcagacagtaaagaatctgcctgcaatgtggtagatCTGGGTTCAACCAcagcgttgggaagatcccctggagaagggaatggctacccaagccagtattcttccctggagaattccagggagagaggagcatgaagggctatagtctatgatgttgcaaagagtaggacaagaccgagtgactaacacacacaaacaagacccttctcttctctcctcagtGCCAACAAGCTCTTTTTTGTGCTTTGAAGCTGAGGTCCTTCTAAATGAAAGGTGCATCCAACCTAAATCTTACCAACATAATGGGAGACAAGAGAGTGGTATTTGAGTGGGTAGAATGATGACCACATTTTGGAGCCACAGTGTTTCAGTTTTTAGGTTGTGTCCCAATGAGGGACTTTGCCTACTCAGAGGAAGTAGATTCTTTCTTTACACAAAGAGCTATGTCTAAACAAGATGTGTATTCCTCATTGTGTCTACCTCAAGGTGGTGCCTTTTTCTAATTCTTGAAATTTGCACTAATGGAGACCCCATCCCTTTGattaattgaggtgaaattcacataatataCAATGAActgttttaaagtgtacaattgaGTGGTATTCAGTGCATTCATAACGTTGTGTAACCACCACACCTCTCTCCAGTTTCAAAACTTCTTCATCCCAAAGAAGAATATCTAATAATCCTTAGGTAAACATTCCTAAAGgttggtgctggggaagactcttgagagtcccttggactacaaggatatcaaaccgatcaatcctaaggaaatcaaccctgaatattcattgcaaggactgatgctgaagctgaagctccagtactttggtcgcctgatgcaaagagctgactcattagaaaagaccctgatgctgggaaagtttgagggcaagaggagaagggggcaacagaggatgaaatgtgggatggcatcactgactcaatggacatgagtttgaacaaactcagggagatagtgaaggacagagaagcctggcctgcttcagtttatggatcacaaagagtcagacatgatttagtgactgaccaccaccaccaccaacaacaaatcatccccattctcctcttcctcctgtgATTGACTCACCACTTTGATTTTATGACCAAAGATTTCATCCTTTAGCACAGAAGTTCcattaagtgtcttttatttcatctttgcttCATTCTTGAATGCTCCTTGGAGGTTAAAATGAGGACAGTGAATACCAACTTCATGTTCATATAAACCCAGCCCTtcaatggatttttattttctgcttcacAATACACGAGGGAATTGTGTAggtattaaaaaatacatcagtTGTAATTCCCTTTCCTCACTTTCCGAAGAGTATTTTGAGGAGTATTAGAATTAATTGCTAACAGgatattcagtcagtcagttcagtaactcagttgtgtctgactcttctcgaccctatgaatggcagcacaccaggttttcctgtccatcatcaactcctggagcttgcctaaactcatgtctatcaagttggagattccatccaaccatctcatcctctgttgtccccttcttctcctgccttcaatcttttccagcatcagggtcttttccagtgagtcagttctttgcatcaagtggccaaagtattggagctttagcttcaataGTTGGTAATAATTGACTCAAGGATTCTCTGGGAACCACTGAGTGATGGTTTAGAGATTCCTCTATTATAGGACATCTCAGtccttttaattttctaagaTGCTGTATATACCTTCCATATGTTGATAACACATGCAACACTATTTGACCattgaatattttttcccctttgggcATCTGAAGGGATTAATTATTAATGTGTCACCTATTTAGGAAATGATCTAATATCCAATGCCTGTAAGGGACATTGcaagaaataaaattcagttatATCATTCTCCAGGTTAGAAACAGCGTCCCAGGAAAGCAAAGGGACTTGTTCAAGAACTCATGGATTGTGGGTTACAAAGTGGGGACTGGAGTTCAGGATGCCTTACACCTTATGATGTGCTGTACTGGGctaggtcgctcagtcgtgtccaactctttgcaaccccgtggactgtagcacaccatgctcctctgttcatggggattctccaggcaagaatactggagtggttgccatgccctcctccaggggatcttcccaacccagggatcgaacccaggtctcccacattgcaggcagattctttatcatctgactATCCGGGAAGcttaataatactggagtggataacctgtcccttctccagggggtcttcctgacccaggaatcagacccagcggtcttctgcattgcaagcagattctttagcagctgagctaccagggaagcccacaccttATGCTAATAACTGTCTTTCCAATTATGTACTCCTTTTGTATCcttgatgatttaaaaaattgtccaCAGAATCATACGTGAATGAACTGAATATATTTGGTGACACCTCAAGAAGCCAAATGACATAAAATTGGTATTCTGGGACACCTATACCATTAAGTTGCATGCTTGAGGACTTCAGGGAATAGTGTCTAAATACTGATATATtcttttaatcatatattttgaCTACAGATAGACAAGGAAAACCACCTTTTAAAGGCTACTGCCAAAAgcacaataataaagaaaaaccGCAGCACTATGCCACATTTATTGACATTTTGAAAAATCCCAGTACCCCAATATCAATAACAGataccaaagaaaagaaagctccAACAATGACTTCATCACtgaagaatgaaaaattttattaaatccaAAAGCCGATGAGTTGTTGAAACATTTCAGAAGATATTTATAGTAAAGTATTACACATTTCTTTCCACACTGTAGGACTTCTGTTGATATACAGAtctatgaaatatttttggttttttattataaatcaatttCCACATTAGGGAAATTATGTAGCCCTTGTGACATGAGGTGGTAGGCTGGGTTATGGATACTGGTGCTTAGAAGTTTGTTGGGACTCTAATTGGCTAATTTTGAAGTGCCATGGTCTTAGGATTTCCATCAGAAGGTTTTTAACAGATGGGTTGGCAGCAGGTGGGCTCACAGATGGGCTCAGTGCAGGTGGGCTGGCAGCAGCAGGCTGGGCGGCAGCAGGACTGCCCACAGTAGGATGGGCGgcagcaggaggcctgggcaTAGTGCAGCTGGCAGCAGGATGGGGATGTGCAGCTCACCACACAGCAGGGAGGCAGGCTGGTGCCCTCCACGCGGCAGTCAGGGCGGCACCATCTGGTGCGGCTGCTCACAGCTCCACTGCTGCCCACCTGGCCATAGCCAATGCTGCCACTAATGCCATAGCCGGTCCCACAGCCACTGGTCTGGAGGCAGGTTGGCTGGCAGCAGCTGGTCTGGATGGAGGTTGGCTGGCAGCAGCTGGTCTGACTGCAGGTTGATTGGCAGCAGCTGGAGCCACAGGTCCCAGCAGTGGAACAGATGGGAAATCCACAGAAGCTAGTAGAACAGCAAGCCATGGTGTCAGGGGTTAGGCTGAGAGCTGGGATGCTTGGAGAAGTTTCTGAGTTAGGTCTGCTTGTTCCACTCAGGCCTTTTATAGACTTTGGCCACTTCCTGTTTTTGTGATGGACAGCATTTTTATCTTATTACTGTTTTAAACAATCTTTTCCAGAGCCCTCTCATTGTTGAAACaatgagttattttaaatatacctCCAAATTGGATTTTCCTTATTGCTCAGCTACTGCTCACCAAATGTGTTTGTCTTTGGTAGAAATACTGATGTTTTGTTTTCAAGTAATGCTGTAATTTCTCTTCAAGTCTCAGCCTTTGTTTTGCGCTTATGATCACATCACTGTCACTCATAAGACAATGTGACTATGGGATCATAGTCTCCAAACCTTCAGTCTCCAGAATAAAGTTATTAACCATTTATTGTCCTTCATCTAAGCCTTCATACTTTTTTTAGGTAATTGAAATTACAGTTTCTCCAAGCAGTCAGATAGAAACTGATAAACTCCACATTCATAGGAATTCATAGATCTTTCCAGGATCTCTCCAATTTCTATGATTTCTTTTGAACTTCACACATTCAGACTTGATGAAACACTTATCACTGAGGCGAGTATGAAATCTGCATCCTAATTTACTGTATTTTGTAATTAATATTAATAGCACAGATTTAAAAGAAGGACTAAAATTCATACCCAGTAATTAgggaaaaaagtcacaaaaattttaTGTGTAATTGACAATTTCTCTCTGAAGGATAAGAATCACTTCTCTATGGATTATCTGAACAGTATTTATTTCTCAAAGGTGGGATTCATTTTcaatttatgacattttttatttaactacAACTTGTTTCCTATGAAAGGATGATATTAGACTAAAGAGCATGACAATTGAATTTATGAAAGAGAACCAATAAAAGAAGAAGCAGAAGCTAGGAAACACTTTTTTTGgatcacagtctttttttttttccatttatttttattagttagaggctaattactttacaatattgtagtggtttttgtcatacattgacatgaatcagccatggatttacatgtattccccatcccgatcccccctcccacctccctctcgacccgattcctctgggtcttcccagtgcaccaggcccgagcacttgtctcatgcatccagcctgggctggtgatggaTCACAGTCTTATAATGCAGATTAGAGTTGAACActacttaacgactgaacaacaacaaggaaggGAATGGATGATCAAATGTCATTCAGTAGATACAAGtgaaaagagattaagaaaaatttCAGCAAAACAAAGGTTAAAACAATTCTTGGTGGTTTCCAAATGTATGCGATTTTCCATTACAAGTTTGGAGTTATacaggaggaaatgaaaaaagtGGTGGCCAAAAGCATACGTTATTGCTACTTGTGGTAGGTTTGTTCTTGCCTTCCAACCCTGAGTAGAAGCACATAGTTAGCTTTTATGACGTGGAGGTTTGGTTTGTACAGCGATAGAATTACAGTAAAGAGTGATTCATGGCAGTGTCAATAAAGATGTCCATGTCATGGTAACCATGACTGCAGGTATGAAGTTAAAGGACGGTTAGGGGAATCCCTGAATGTTAGAGATCAAAAACTTAATATATCATTTTGTCCAACCATTTAATTTTATAGGTTTGGAAACTGACatcattctttttataaatagCACATGTTTATTGAATACTATTATGCCTGGGGCACTGAAGGATTATGTAGAAGGGAAGACCCAATCTGCTGCCTCATATCTTACTCTAGCGCACAAATCGGCATAGTACCAATAAGCCAGAGTTGAACATAGGAACAGGATGTTCCTATGGAGATGCAGaccagagaacagacttgtggacccagtGGGCAAAGGAGAGGTGTGGATAGATAGAGAGAGTAGCGttgaaatgtatatattaccatatgtaaaatagatagccagtgggaatatGCTGTATATCACAGAGAGCTCAAACTGGGTGCTCTGGGACTGCCTAGagaggagggatggggtgggaagtgagAAGGAGGTTAAAGAGGGGAGGACATACatgtgcctgtggctgattcatattgatgtatggcagaaaccaacataatattgtaaagaaattatcctccaattaaaagtaaataaatttgaagaaagattgatgtgtgaaacagaaaaaaagaaggaaacattcAGCCTCAAAGTTCTAAATTGGAATATTGACATTGTGGTGTGAAGCATTTCTAATTTCCTCTCAGCATCAGTTGATATTAGAATGCTATGGAATTTAGGAATGACTGCACTTTGGAGATGCTAGTAACTTGCTCCATTCACACAGCCAGTACACAGCCAGAAGAGCTGGGTATGAAACTTCTATTCCTCATTCCTAGatcagttcattttattttacactgtGTTGCTTTCCAGGATCAATTAAAGTTAGTAAAACTCActgtcttctctgttttcttctaacatTTCTGTGTGGTTTTAAACACACAGCAAgtaagtataaatatttaaaaattgtttaaagtgtcTTCTGACCAGAAGAGTTTCCCGTAGATCTgcaatttctaattattttattcttagtcGTTTCTTGTTTCCTACATTCAGATTGGTTAATTCTCCACCTGGGTTTCTATGTCTGCCAtattctttgtgtcttttttatTCCATGGTAATATCTCAGTTAACACTTACTGTGTATCACTTAGACCATGGCAATGGTCTCTTGATTGCTTCTGTATAGTCATTATTATGTCTAGACTTTGGCcctttgtttttataaacatCTACCACAGAAATCATCCTTATGCCCAACTCCTGTCATGCCATTCCCCTGCCCTAAGGCTTTCAACAGTTCTttgtgtttgttgaataaatggcaTATTCCTTTGGCTAGTTCTAAAAGCACACCAGCTTTCCAAAATGATCTTCCATTATTACTCTATCTATAACCCATTCTAATCATCTCTGAACAGCTTCTTTATACCTTTGTCAATACTGTTTCCATTATTGAAAATGCCATCTTCCCTGAGATCTGGACTCCCAAATCTTAACTCATATGAAATATTAGCTTCTTTTTCAATCTTCCTTGTTTTCCCCAATTGATAGTAACTTCTCTCTTGACAGTGTGTTGTACATTTTCATATTCTAATTGTTGATTAATTACTGTGAGTTTGTTTCATCTCCTGGAAATTTCTTGAACAGGGTGACATTAACCCAACTTTAATACAGTCTATGGTTTGCAGACGGTAGGCAATCAGTCTATTTTTGTTAGGCTTACATTTAAtacaaaaaaatagaatgaataagTAAGACCAAAGTTGTGTTTGCTAGGCCAAAAAAGAGAAGtttattagaaaacaaacatgctgCAAGACTTAAGACctaagaagggaagaaggaagttgTTACTATTACTTGAGAACAGCCCAAGCCTCAATAGATGAGCCTGGATCTCCAGCTCCTAGCTGATGTGAGGCATTAAGGGCTCAGGGCGGGAGGTTTGTTAGGTAGAGAAAGGGGGTAGAACTTTTTCAGACGGTCGGTTGCTTGCTCGGCGCAGGCAGTGCACCGCTCAGCAGCAGGGGGAGGTCCTGCAGGTGCGGCAGGTGGTGCGGCAGGGGGCGGGCCGGCAGCAGGTGGGCCGGCAGCACGGGGACTGCACAGAGATGGGCTGGCAGCTCGTGGTGGCCCAGCAGCAGGGGCGGCACACCACGGCCTGGCAGGACGAGGGGCAGCAGGTGATGGGCCGGCAGCAGCCCTCCTGCAGGCTGCAGGGGTCGCAGCAGACTGGGCGGCGGCAGGGCTCGCAGATGGGGCGCGTGCAGCGGGGCACGCAGGTCACGGGCCGGCTCACGGTGGTCTGGCAGGACACGGGGCGGCAGCAGCAGGGGTCGCGGTAGAAGCAGGGCTGGAGGCAGCCTCCGCCACAGCTCAGGGAGGAGACGATGGGGCCGCAGCAGGAGCCGGTCATGGTGGTGTGTGGGCTGAGTGGGGTTGAGCTGGTGAGAGGAGTTGAGTGTTTTCAGGTGTGAGTGTCTTCCTCCTGCTCTGGGCCCTTTATATACCCAGGCCAGGAGATGATGAGGACTCTTGTTTATTGTTTGCTCAATTAAATAGAAATTTGTTTTGACTAATGGTTGCATTTTTGGTGACATACTCATAATCTCATTAAAGAACATCTGTTGCATTCCTAAATATGGATGTATTCATGCTGTTCATCATCAAAATCTAAATACTCTGGAACGTTGGAGGTGAAGCAGCTCTTGATGCTTATTTTGAGTAGATGGCATCTGACAAATCCTGGGCAAATGGTCCTGAAGGGGctacaatttttaaagacattagaGGCATAAGAGTTTCTAGAGCACTGACTAGATCCTACCCTTGACCCCCAAGAGCTTCCCTGAAAAAGCCTGCATGTGAATTAGACAGGTGTTAGACAGAGTCTTCGGTGTGGATTCCTTGGGAAAACGTTTGTGTTTCACTTGATATAGAGTTGGACTGCTGAGCAcaggagaactgatgcttttgaactgtggtgttggatggcattaccgagtcaacagacatgagtttgagcaagctccaggagatggtgaagtacagggaaacctggcatgctgcagtccatggggtcacagagaattggacacaaccgagcgacagAACAGCATAGTGAAATGTACAtgccttgaatatatttgtattgaaaaggtgaaagttaTTTTCATACACTGAGTATTAGAATAAAACACCCAAGACtgacatctattttttttcttttccagctcaCTTAGTGGCAACTCTgatttttctggtttttcttaATATTGGTTTTCCCTGAGGCgtgatattttttatatttgtctttcttctgtATGTGATATGGAATTGtgtaataaatttttttcttactatacCTTGACATGGTTGCTACAACTATGAAATACTAAGGCAGAGGTTTTTTTCCTACataatagatgtagaaaacaaacttgtttgCCAGGGGGAAGTGAAGAAGGAATAAAttagaagattgggattgacataaacACACCTATATAAAACATAGAtaactctatataaaatagataactctataaaatagataactctatataaaatagataactaataaggatctactgtagagcacagggaacccttctcaatactttgtaatgacctatatgaaaaaagaatctgaaaaagagtggatagtGCTTGCTTTGGTAGTACATattctaaaaagcaaagacttcaCTTTGTcgaccaaggtccatatagtcaaagcaatgatctttccagtagtcatgtacaaatgtgagagctggacaataaaggaggggggattgggatggggaatacatgtaaatccatggctgattcatgtcaatgaatgacaaaaaccactacagtattgtagaGTAGTTGGCCTCCAACTGgtggagataaatgaaaaaaaataataaaataaaaacaaaccaaaaaaaaaataaataaataaagaaggcagagctccaaagaattgaggctttcaaactttggtgctggagaagactcttgagagtcccttagaaagcaaagagatcaaaccagtcagtcttttttttttttccatttatttttattagttggaggctaattactttacatcattacagtagtttttgtcatacattgaaatgaattagccatggatttacatgtattccccatcccagtcccccctcccacctccctctccacccgatcaaccctgaatactctttggaaggactgatgctgatgctgaagcttcaatattttagCTACCCAATGCGAACacctgacttattagaaaagacctgatgctgagaatgattgaaggcagaaggagaagagggtgacagaagatgagatggttggatggtatcaccaattctaTGGACATGAAcctcagcaaactctgggagatggtgagggacaggaaagcctggcttgctacagtccatggggtcacgaagagtcagacatgacttggtgactaaacaaaaatattccattgtatgtatgtactacagcttctttatccattcatctgtcaatggacatctaggttgcttccatgtcctagctattgtaaatagtgcctcAATGAACACTgtgatacatgtgtctttttcagttatggctTCCTCAGGGTATTTGCCCAGTAGtgagattgttgggtcatatggtagttttattcctactttttaaaggaatcttcatactgtcttctgtagtggctgtatcaatttacattcccaccaatggtgtgagagggttcccttttctccaaaccctcttcagcatttatgtttgtagattttttgatgatggccattctgaccggtatgcactctcaccacttttattcaacattgttttagaagtcctagccatggcaaacagagaaaaacaaaaaagaaataaaagaaatccaaactggaaaagaagtaaaactgttgcTGTTTGttgatgacatgatactatacataaaaaatcctaaagatgccaccagaacattactagagctaatcaagaGCTTGGTAAAGTTGCATGATacaaaatgaatacacagaaatttCTTCCATCCccacacactaacaatgaaagatcaaaagagaaattaaggaaacaatctcatttaccattgcaactaaaagaataaaacccTAGGAATTAACCTACCccaggaggcaaaagacctgtactcagaaaacaataagactccaatgaatgaaagtaaagatgatacaaacaggtggagagatacaccatgttcttggCTTGAAAGAAgtcattgtgaaaatgactggtactacccaaagcaatctacaagttcattacaatccctatcaaattaccaagggcatttttcacagaattagaatacCCCAAAtaggcaaagcaatcttgagaaagaaaaacagaggtgGAAGAACcaagctccctgacttcagactatactacgaACCTACAATCATCATGACAGTATGgtgcactggcacaaaaacagaaatatggatcagTGAAActggatagaaagcccagagataaacccacacatcttGGTCacctaatctttgacaaaggaggcaagaatatataatagaGAAATGCAGTGTCTTCAGTAAGTAgtggtgggaaaactggacagctacatgtaaaataaggaaattagaacactccctaacactaCATACAAaactaaacttaaaatggattaaagtcctaaaggtaaggccagacactatgaaactcttagaggaaaacataggcagaatactcttggacataaatcacaacaagaccttttttgattcatttccttgagtaatggaaataaaaccaaaaataaacaaatgggacatagtgaaacttaaaagcttttgtgcagtgaagaaaatcataaacaatatgaaaagataactctcagaatgggagaaaacatttgcaagtgaagcaactgacaacagattaatctccaaaatacacaataCCAATATCACTTACTATCAAAATCAAATcagtatcaaaaaacaaacaatgcaatcaaaaagtgggtggaagatctaaataggcatttatccagagaagacatacagatcacCAGcaagcccatgaaaagatgctcaccatcacacattattagagaaatgcagatcaaagcTACTGTGAGGAATCacagtcagagtggccatcatcaaaaagtttacaaacaataaatgctggagagagtatggaaAAAAGGGagtcctcttacactgttggtgggaatataagttgatacagccaatatagagaacagtatgaagattccttaaaaaactaaaaatagaactattatatgatccagcaaccccactcctgaaaggatacctggagaaaact includes:
- the LOC110141029 gene encoding keratin, high-sulfur matrix protein, IIIA3, whose amino-acid sequence is MTGSCCGPIVSSLSCGGGCLQPCFYRDPCCCRPVSCQTTVSRPVTCVPRCTRPICEPCRRPVCCDPCSLQEGCCRPITCCPSSCQAVVCRPCCWATTSCQPISVQSPCCRPTCCRPAPCRTTCRTCRTSPCC
- the LOC139039122 gene encoding keratin, high-sulfur matrix protein, B2C, with translation MACCSTSFCGFPICSTAGTCGSSCCQSTCSQTSCCQPTSIQTSCCQPTCLQTSGCGTGYGISGSIGYGQVGSSGAVSSRTRWCRPDCRVEGTSLPPCCVVSCTSPSCCQLHYAQASCCRPSYCGQSCCRPACCCQPTCTEPICEPTCCQPIC